In Halorussus limi, a genomic segment contains:
- a CDS encoding ABC transporter permease subunit, which translates to MTWQAIARKDFRDAVRSKWLWALSAIFFGLFVGSAYLIGSNVQSSGNGSLTGEVFVPTLGNRVVALIVPLVAIVVAYSSIIGERESGSLKLLLSLPHSRQDVVAGKATGRSSVLALPILVAMLLAAILLAIYGVDVGPLKYLAFVGLTLLLGVVFVNLAVGVSAAASTNRRAMLGTVGLYVVLTMLWTQVRRVLLVFNDKLGLGWEQMTLLKYGLFIKFFNPIRAYESLVTRLYTDSVLSARLYSVGRMQRQVITQQFGDLPFYLSDWVVLAQFLLWLLVPVALGYLVFEKSDL; encoded by the coding sequence ATGACGTGGCAGGCCATCGCCCGGAAGGACTTCCGGGACGCGGTGCGCTCGAAGTGGCTGTGGGCGCTGTCGGCCATCTTCTTCGGCCTGTTCGTCGGAAGCGCCTACCTCATCGGGTCGAACGTCCAGTCGAGCGGGAACGGGTCGCTGACCGGCGAGGTGTTCGTCCCGACGCTCGGGAACCGCGTCGTCGCGCTCATCGTCCCGCTGGTCGCCATCGTCGTCGCCTACAGTTCCATCATCGGCGAACGCGAGTCGGGGTCGCTGAAGTTGCTCCTCTCGCTGCCCCACTCCCGACAGGACGTGGTCGCGGGGAAGGCCACCGGCCGGAGCAGCGTCCTCGCGCTCCCGATACTCGTGGCGATGCTCCTCGCGGCGATTCTCCTCGCCATCTACGGCGTCGACGTGGGACCGCTGAAGTATCTCGCGTTCGTCGGCCTGACGCTCCTGCTCGGGGTCGTGTTCGTCAACCTCGCGGTCGGCGTCTCCGCCGCGGCGTCCACGAACCGGCGGGCGATGCTCGGCACGGTCGGACTCTACGTCGTCCTCACGATGCTCTGGACGCAGGTCCGGCGCGTCCTGCTCGTGTTCAACGACAAACTCGGTCTCGGTTGGGAACAGATGACGCTCCTGAAGTACGGACTGTTCATCAAGTTCTTCAACCCGATTCGGGCCTACGAGAGCCTCGTGACCCGACTCTACACCGACAGCGTCCTCAGCGCGCGACTCTACAGCGTCGGCAGGATGCAACGGCAGGTCATCACCCAGCAGTTCGGCGACCTGCCGTTCTACCTGTCGGACTGGGTCGTGCTGGCCCAGTTCCTGCTCTGGTTGCTCGTCCCGGTCGCGCTCGGCTATCTGGTGTTCGAGAAGTCGGACCTCTAA
- a CDS encoding PRC-barrel domain containing protein: MAQFSDSDEGKPVMMGDDKVGMVQEVRGDTAYVNPDAGITDKIKASLDWGDTDEDTYPLDGSNVDAVTDDEIRLRSDL, translated from the coding sequence ATGGCACAGTTCAGTGACAGCGACGAGGGCAAACCCGTCATGATGGGCGACGACAAGGTGGGAATGGTGCAGGAGGTCCGCGGCGACACCGCCTACGTCAACCCGGACGCCGGCATCACGGACAAGATCAAGGCGTCGCTCGACTGGGGCGACACCGACGAGGACACCTACCCGCTCGACGGGAGTAACGTAGACGCCGTCACCGACGACGAGATTCGACTCCGGAGCGACCTGTAA
- a CDS encoding ABC transporter ATP-binding protein has product MAAIEIDGVTKRYGDVVAVRDLSFEVEEGEVFGFLGPNGAGKSTTINMLLDFVRPTEGDIRVLGRDVHDESVAVRDHLGVLPEGFSVYDRLTGRQHLEFAIESKEADDDPDAILERVGLSGDGDRKAGGYSKGMAQRLVLGMALVGDPDLLVLDEPSTGLDPQGARQMRDIVREEADRGATVFFSSHILGQVESVCDRVGILRDGQLVAEDSIEGLREATSADTVLRVTVGDVSEAALDDVRDLDGVSEVELDEGGGLLTVSCQSDAKTTVLSTLEETGVDVVDFETDEASLEELFMDYTTDKQEVEA; this is encoded by the coding sequence ATGGCCGCCATCGAAATAGACGGAGTAACGAAGCGGTACGGCGACGTGGTCGCCGTCCGCGACCTCTCCTTCGAAGTCGAAGAAGGCGAGGTGTTCGGCTTCCTCGGCCCCAACGGCGCGGGCAAGTCCACCACCATCAACATGCTGCTGGACTTCGTTCGCCCGACCGAGGGAGACATCCGGGTCCTCGGCCGCGACGTTCACGACGAGAGCGTCGCGGTTCGCGACCACCTCGGCGTCCTCCCCGAGGGGTTCTCGGTGTACGACCGACTGACCGGGAGACAGCACCTCGAGTTCGCCATCGAGTCGAAGGAAGCGGACGACGACCCCGACGCCATCCTCGAACGCGTCGGCCTCTCCGGCGACGGCGACCGGAAGGCCGGCGGTTACTCGAAGGGGATGGCCCAGCGCCTCGTCCTCGGGATGGCGCTGGTCGGCGACCCCGACCTGCTGGTGCTGGACGAACCCTCGACCGGACTCGACCCGCAGGGCGCCCGCCAGATGCGCGACATCGTGCGCGAGGAGGCCGACCGCGGCGCGACGGTCTTCTTCTCCAGCCACATCCTCGGGCAGGTCGAGTCGGTCTGTGACCGCGTGGGCATCCTCCGCGACGGCCAGTTGGTCGCCGAGGACTCCATCGAGGGCCTGCGCGAGGCGACCAGCGCCGACACCGTCCTCCGGGTCACGGTCGGCGACGTTTCCGAGGCGGCGCTCGACGACGTGCGCGACCTCGACGGCGTCTCCGAGGTCGAACTCGACGAGGGCGGCGGTCTCCTGACCGTCTCCTGCCAGAGCGACGCGAAGACGACCGTCCTCTCGACGCTGGAGGAGACCGGCGTGGACGTGGTGGACTTCGAGACCGACGAGGCCTCGCTCGAAGAACTGTTCATGGACTACACCACCGACAAACAGGAGGTCGAAGCATGA
- the ligA gene encoding NAD-dependent DNA ligase LigA encodes MASASADENPYVEEPTTDFRPVEELSEAEADEQARLLREAIRLHDYRYYVENDPTIADRTYDALFTRLQDLEDAFDLQTADSPTRRVGGEPLDELGTVEHVAPMLSIDSSGEVEDVREFDERIRREVGDDVRYVCEPKFDGLSVEVVYEDGEYVRAATRGDGYTGEDVTENVRTIASVPHRLRGDYPDRLVLRGEVHIPQEAFRKLNRERVERGEDPFANPRNAAAGTLRQLDPSVTAGRPLDCFFFDVLDSSYDFESHWEQHETLPEWGLKVNDRSERTDDIEDAVDYRDRLMADRPDLGYEIDGVVIKLDDLATCAELGTTERHYRWAFAYKFPARSEVTTITDVTVQVGRTGRLTPVALLEPVDVGGVTVSRASLHNPEEIAEMNVNVGDEVDVERAGDVIPYVAEVVEKHAEGHYVFPDHCPVCDSAVEFDGPMAYCTGGLACVAQLRRAVEYYASDDGLDIEGLGGERVEQLVDAGLIEDSLADLYRIEEDDLVALEGWGETSARNLLAELDASKHPRLREFLSAIGIPKVGPATATDLAREFGDLDAIRTATREELEAIEGVGPKVADQIAEFFDSPQNERVIDDLLDAVGPLETPDETETGDELAGLTFVFTGSLDDYTRSDARELVEDRGANATGSVSGNTDYLVAGGSPGQTKLDAADDNDVPVLDEGDFEAFLEERGIEA; translated from the coding sequence ATGGCGAGTGCGAGCGCGGACGAGAACCCCTACGTCGAGGAGCCGACGACCGACTTCCGGCCGGTCGAGGAGTTGAGCGAGGCCGAGGCCGACGAGCAGGCCCGACTGCTCCGGGAGGCCATCCGCCTCCACGACTACCGCTACTACGTCGAGAACGACCCGACTATCGCCGACCGGACGTACGACGCCCTCTTCACCCGACTGCAGGACCTCGAAGACGCCTTCGACCTCCAGACCGCCGACAGTCCGACCCGCCGGGTCGGCGGCGAACCGCTGGACGAACTCGGCACGGTCGAACACGTCGCGCCGATGCTCTCCATCGATTCGAGCGGCGAGGTCGAGGACGTTCGGGAGTTCGACGAGCGGATTCGCCGCGAGGTCGGCGACGACGTGCGCTACGTCTGCGAACCCAAGTTCGACGGCCTCTCGGTCGAAGTCGTCTACGAGGACGGCGAGTACGTCCGGGCCGCCACGCGGGGCGACGGCTACACCGGCGAGGACGTGACCGAGAACGTCCGGACCATCGCGAGCGTGCCCCACCGACTCCGGGGCGACTACCCCGACCGTCTGGTCCTCCGCGGCGAGGTTCACATCCCCCAAGAAGCCTTCCGGAAACTCAACCGCGAGCGCGTCGAACGCGGCGAGGACCCCTTCGCCAACCCCCGGAACGCCGCGGCGGGCACCCTCCGCCAACTGGACCCCTCCGTGACCGCCGGGCGGCCGCTGGACTGCTTTTTCTTCGACGTGCTCGACTCGTCCTACGACTTCGAGTCCCACTGGGAGCAACACGAGACCCTGCCCGAGTGGGGCCTGAAGGTCAACGACCGCTCGGAGCGGACCGACGACATCGAAGACGCCGTCGACTACCGCGACCGTCTGATGGCCGACCGGCCGGACCTCGGCTACGAAATCGACGGCGTGGTCATCAAACTGGACGACCTCGCCACCTGCGCCGAGTTGGGGACCACCGAGCGTCACTACCGGTGGGCTTTCGCCTACAAGTTCCCCGCGCGCTCGGAGGTCACGACCATCACGGACGTGACGGTGCAGGTGGGCCGGACCGGCCGCCTGACGCCGGTGGCCCTGCTCGAACCGGTGGACGTCGGCGGCGTCACCGTCTCGCGCGCCAGCCTCCACAACCCCGAGGAAATCGCCGAGATGAACGTCAACGTCGGCGACGAGGTGGACGTGGAGCGGGCGGGCGACGTGATTCCCTACGTCGCCGAGGTGGTCGAGAAGCACGCCGAAGGCCACTACGTGTTCCCCGACCACTGCCCGGTCTGTGACAGCGCGGTGGAGTTCGACGGCCCGATGGCCTACTGCACCGGCGGACTGGCCTGCGTCGCGCAACTCCGGCGCGCGGTCGAGTACTACGCCAGCGACGACGGACTCGACATCGAGGGGCTTGGCGGCGAACGCGTCGAGCAACTCGTCGACGCCGGACTGATAGAGGACAGTCTGGCCGACCTCTACCGCATCGAGGAGGACGACCTCGTCGCCCTCGAAGGGTGGGGCGAGACCAGCGCCCGGAACCTGCTCGCGGAACTCGACGCGTCGAAACACCCACGCCTGCGGGAGTTCCTCTCGGCCATCGGCATCCCGAAGGTCGGCCCGGCGACCGCGACCGACCTCGCCCGCGAGTTCGGCGACCTCGACGCGATTCGGACCGCGACCCGCGAGGAACTGGAGGCCATCGAGGGCGTCGGCCCCAAGGTCGCCGACCAGATCGCGGAGTTCTTCGACTCGCCCCAGAACGAGCGCGTCATCGACGACCTCCTCGACGCCGTCGGCCCGCTCGAGACCCCGGACGAGACCGAGACCGGCGACGAACTGGCGGGCCTGACGTTCGTGTTCACGGGGTCGCTGGACGACTACACCCGGAGCGACGCCCGAGAGTTGGTCGAGGACCGCGGCGCGAACGCGACCGGTAGCGTCTCGGGCAACACGGATTACCTCGTCGCGGGCGGCAGTCCGGGTCAGACGAAACTCGACGCGGCGGACGACAACGACGTGCCGGTGCTGGACGAAGGCGATTTCGAGGCGTTCTTAGAAGAGCGGGGAATCGAGGCGTAG
- a CDS encoding lamin tail domain-containing protein, translating to MRRKQLLSIITAVALVGSLTVAGSAAVLPTTHDASTSSISDSVTVTVTSAADGDTVDVRYSNGSTDTVRLLGVDTPEVNVENTPGEFEGVPNTQAGKDCLRSAGKNASQFTKDTLVGKTVTLKFDSQSDRRGDYGRLLAYVYLNGENFNLDLIEKGHARVYDSTFSQRETFYSAENESQANLRGLWHCRTIDDGGDGGSGDSGTASVEWVYAEASNPNDERVQVKNTGSGELDLSGYTLEDAAGHTYTFPSGFTLASGDSVWVHSGSGTDDSDDLYAAFGHEIWNDGGDTAYLYDENGDEVDRRSY from the coding sequence GTGCGACGAAAACAGCTCCTTTCGATAATCACGGCGGTAGCGCTCGTGGGAAGTCTGACGGTGGCCGGAAGCGCGGCGGTCCTCCCGACGACCCACGACGCGTCCACGAGTAGCATCAGCGACAGCGTGACCGTCACGGTCACGAGCGCGGCCGACGGCGACACGGTCGACGTCAGGTACTCCAACGGGTCGACCGACACGGTCCGACTCCTCGGCGTCGACACGCCGGAGGTCAACGTCGAGAACACGCCCGGCGAGTTCGAGGGCGTCCCCAACACCCAAGCGGGCAAGGACTGTCTCCGGAGCGCGGGGAAGAACGCGAGCCAGTTCACCAAGGACACTCTCGTCGGTAAGACGGTCACGCTGAAGTTCGACAGCCAGTCCGACCGGCGCGGCGACTACGGCCGCCTGCTGGCGTACGTCTACCTGAACGGCGAGAACTTCAACCTCGACCTCATCGAGAAGGGCCACGCCCGCGTCTACGACAGCACGTTCAGTCAGCGCGAAACGTTCTACAGCGCCGAGAACGAGTCGCAGGCCAACCTGCGCGGCCTCTGGCACTGTCGGACTATCGACGACGGCGGCGACGGCGGTAGCGGCGATAGCGGCACGGCCTCCGTCGAGTGGGTATACGCCGAGGCGAGCAATCCGAACGACGAACGCGTCCAGGTCAAGAACACCGGAAGCGGCGAACTCGACCTGTCGGGCTACACGCTCGAAGACGCGGCCGGACACACCTACACCTTCCCGAGCGGCTTCACGCTCGCTTCGGGCGACTCGGTCTGGGTCCACTCCGGGAGCGGTACCGACGACTCGGACGACCTCTACGCCGCCTTCGGCCACGAAATCTGGAACGACGGCGGCGACACGGCGTACCTCTACGACGAGAACGGCGACGAAGTCGACCGGCGCTCGTACTGA
- a CDS encoding excinuclease ABC subunit C: MDGDAVRERAGELPRQPGVYQFEDGETVVYVGKAVDLRDRVRSYADPRGERIRRMVERADSIDYSVTDTETQALLLEANLIKRFQPRYNVRLKDDKSYPLVQLTDHEFPRIEITRDPDPEARARRDGGGVGASGGGPAVSGPRVFGPFTRKTQVETVVKALRETYGVRGCSDHKYSNRDRPCLDYDIGLCTAPCTDEIDRESYVADVESVVRFFEGETGVLADPLRRQMEDAAANREFERAANLRDKLDAVEGFHGGAGEAVASESDERTVDVLGVALEGDSATVARLHSESGQLVDRERHAVTIPEGDAETDAPDADTRAGAVLSAFVTQFYTERDLPDALLFSDRPDDEEVLDWLEGEGVAARVPGAGREATLVDLALKNARRGASEPDALAALRDALDLDRVPRRIEGFDVSHAQGKHAVGSDVVFEDGSADKSGYRRKKLDDRNDDYANMYDLVRWRASRAVEGRDDRPDPDLLLIDGGEGQLGAARDALADAEWDVPAIALAKDEEVVITPDGTYDWPSDADHLHVLQRVRDEAHRFAVRYHQTLRDDVSTELDNVPGIGPETRRKLLRRFGSVEGIRAASVAELREVEGVGEKTAETIERQL; this comes from the coding sequence ATGGACGGGGATGCGGTACGCGAGCGCGCCGGGGAGTTGCCTCGCCAACCGGGGGTCTACCAGTTCGAGGACGGCGAGACGGTGGTCTACGTCGGCAAGGCCGTGGACCTCCGGGACCGCGTGCGGTCGTACGCCGACCCGCGGGGCGAGCGTATCCGTCGGATGGTCGAACGCGCCGACAGCATCGACTACTCGGTCACGGACACCGAGACGCAGGCCCTCCTGTTGGAGGCCAACCTCATCAAGCGGTTCCAGCCGCGGTACAACGTCCGACTGAAGGACGACAAGTCCTACCCGCTGGTCCAACTCACCGACCACGAGTTCCCCCGCATCGAGATTACCCGCGACCCGGACCCCGAAGCCCGCGCCCGACGCGACGGCGGCGGGGTCGGCGCGTCAGGCGGCGGTCCCGCCGTCTCCGGCCCGCGCGTGTTCGGGCCCTTTACGCGGAAGACGCAGGTCGAGACGGTCGTGAAGGCGCTCCGGGAGACCTACGGCGTCCGTGGGTGTTCGGACCACAAGTACAGCAACCGCGACCGGCCCTGCCTCGACTACGACATCGGTCTCTGCACCGCGCCCTGCACCGACGAAATCGACCGCGAGTCGTACGTCGCCGACGTGGAGTCGGTGGTCCGCTTCTTCGAGGGCGAGACCGGCGTCCTCGCCGACCCGCTCCGCAGGCAGATGGAGGACGCCGCCGCGAACCGGGAGTTCGAGCGCGCGGCCAACCTCCGGGACAAACTCGACGCGGTCGAGGGGTTCCACGGCGGCGCCGGCGAGGCGGTCGCCAGCGAAAGCGACGAGCGCACCGTGGACGTGCTGGGCGTCGCGCTCGAAGGCGACTCGGCGACCGTCGCGCGCCTCCACAGCGAGTCGGGCCAACTCGTGGACCGCGAGCGCCACGCCGTGACGATTCCCGAGGGCGACGCCGAGACCGACGCGCCCGACGCCGACACCCGGGCCGGCGCGGTCCTCTCGGCGTTCGTCACCCAGTTCTACACCGAGCGCGACCTGCCCGACGCCCTGCTGTTCTCCGACCGGCCCGACGACGAGGAGGTCCTCGACTGGTTGGAGGGCGAGGGCGTCGCGGCCCGGGTGCCGGGCGCCGGCCGGGAGGCGACGCTGGTGGACCTCGCGCTCAAGAACGCCCGGCGGGGCGCGAGCGAACCCGACGCACTGGCCGCCCTCCGGGACGCGCTGGACCTCGACAGGGTGCCCCGGCGCATCGAGGGCTTCGACGTGAGCCACGCCCAAGGAAAGCACGCGGTCGGCAGCGACGTGGTGTTCGAGGACGGTTCGGCCGACAAGTCGGGCTACCGCCGGAAGAAACTCGACGACCGGAACGACGACTACGCCAACATGTACGACCTCGTCCGGTGGCGGGCGTCTCGCGCCGTCGAGGGCCGCGACGACCGGCCGGACCCCGACCTCCTGCTCATCGACGGCGGCGAGGGCCAACTCGGCGCGGCCCGCGATGCGCTCGCGGACGCCGAGTGGGACGTGCCCGCGATAGCGCTCGCCAAGGACGAGGAGGTCGTGATTACGCCCGACGGAACGTATGACTGGCCGAGCGACGCCGACCACCTCCACGTCCTCCAGCGCGTCCGCGACGAGGCCCACCGCTTCGCGGTTCGGTACCACCAGACGCTCCGGGACGACGTGTCGACCGAACTCGACAACGTGCCCGGCATCGGCCCGGAGACCCGCCGGAAACTCCTCCGGCGGTTCGGGAGCGTCGAGGGGATTCGGGCCGCGTCGGTCGCGGAGTTGCGGGAAGTCGAGGGCGTCGGCGAGAAGACCGCGGAGACCATCGAGCGGCAGTTGTGA
- a CDS encoding pyridoxal-phosphate-dependent aminotransferase family protein has protein sequence MREDFLLLNPGPVPVTREVRQAMSEPMVSHRSAEFEAVYERAQDALDHVFTQSTLDGETTASDGTSLVFNGTATMAMEAAVANLVGTLSGRGDDGKVVPLVNGKFGRRFERIADRYASVDPVKATWGHSLDLDAVAETVDDDTDVVTMVHNETSTGLLNPVEAVGEIAAEHDAHFVVDGVTSIGGDEFRIDDWNVDVAVTDAQKCLAAPPGTSAMYATEAAQKAFDGDAAPFYEDLDWHLRKADSHQTPFTSAVPLFRGLAVAVEDIVEEGMGERIERHREQSRAFREAFTAMGLDLFAERNDATEYSNTLTAVSLPAHTRENPEAFFDAVEDRGVSISGGQAHLGGEIFRVSNMGGLSSEQILRGVRTIGEAFEETGEDVDAEAGVEAAREILR, from the coding sequence ATGCGCGAGGACTTCCTCCTGCTGAATCCCGGGCCGGTTCCCGTGACCCGCGAGGTACGACAGGCGATGAGCGAACCCATGGTCTCGCACCGCTCCGCCGAGTTCGAGGCCGTCTACGAGCGAGCGCAGGACGCGCTCGACCACGTGTTTACCCAATCGACGCTCGACGGCGAGACGACCGCGAGCGACGGCACCAGTCTCGTCTTCAACGGCACGGCGACGATGGCGATGGAGGCCGCCGTGGCGAACCTCGTCGGTACGCTCAGCGGACGCGGCGACGACGGCAAGGTCGTCCCGCTGGTCAACGGCAAGTTCGGCCGACGCTTCGAGCGAATCGCCGACCGGTACGCCTCGGTCGACCCCGTGAAGGCGACGTGGGGCCACTCGCTCGACCTCGACGCGGTCGCCGAGACCGTGGACGACGACACCGACGTGGTGACGATGGTCCACAACGAGACCTCCACGGGCCTGCTGAACCCGGTCGAGGCGGTCGGCGAAATCGCGGCGGAACACGACGCCCACTTCGTCGTGGACGGCGTGACCTCCATCGGCGGCGACGAGTTCCGCATCGACGACTGGAACGTGGACGTGGCCGTCACCGACGCCCAGAAGTGTCTGGCGGCACCGCCGGGGACCTCCGCGATGTACGCCACCGAGGCCGCACAGAAGGCGTTCGACGGCGACGCCGCGCCGTTCTACGAGGACCTCGACTGGCACCTCCGGAAGGCCGACTCCCACCAGACGCCGTTCACGAGCGCCGTCCCGCTGTTCCGCGGTCTCGCGGTCGCAGTCGAGGACATCGTCGAGGAGGGAATGGGCGAGCGAATCGAGCGCCACCGCGAGCAGTCGCGGGCGTTCCGCGAGGCGTTCACCGCGATGGGACTCGACCTCTTCGCCGAGCGCAACGACGCGACCGAGTACTCCAACACCCTGACTGCGGTGTCGCTCCCGGCCCACACCCGCGAGAACCCCGAGGCCTTCTTCGACGCCGTCGAGGACCGCGGCGTCTCCATCTCGGGCGGGCAGGCCCACCTCGGCGGCGAAATCTTCCGCGTGAGCAACATGGGCGGTCTCTCCTCGGAGCAGATTCTGCGTGGCGTCCGTACCATCGGCGAGGCCTTCGAGGAGACCGGCGAGGACGTGGACGCCGAGGCGGGCGTCGAGGCGGCGCGCGAGATTCTGCGGTAG